The Streptomyces sp. NBC_00483 genome contains the following window.
TGAAGCGGCTGCCGGACGTGCTCACGCTGCCGCTCGCCGGGCTCACCCTGCTCGCGCTCGGCGGGGCTGCGCTGCTGCCGGAGGCCGGCGGGGCGTTCAGCGGCACGCTGTGGGGCGCGCTCGGGCTCGGCGGCGGATATCTGCTGCTTCTGCTCGCCTACCCGAAGGGGATGGGCTTCGGTGACGTGAAGCTGGCGGTGGGACTCGGCGCGGCGCTCGGCTGGTACGGGTGGGGCGTGCTGTTCCTGGGGGCGTTCGCCGGAGTGTTGTTCAACGGCCTGTACGCCCTGGTGCTCGTCGTCGCGCGGCGGGCGGGACGCAAGAGCGAGATCCCTTTCGGCCCCTTCATGATTCTGGGCGCCCTCGCGGGGGTTCTGCTGGGTGGCCTGGGGGCCTGACGTACGCTGAGATTTCAGCTCAGACTCGTCGAGACTCCGGCTCGGACTCGGCAGGATCCTCCGAAAGGGGCTCGCCCGGTGACCGAGAAGGCCGCGCTTCAGTCCGTCCTCGACCGCGCCGCCGACGGTGGGCGGATCACCCCCGAGGAGGCCGTCGCCCTCTACCGCGACGCCCCGCTGCACGCGCTCGGCGCCGCCGCCGACGCGATCCGCCGCCGTAAGTACGCGGGCATCGAGCACATCGCGACGTACATCATCGAGCGGAACATCAACTACACGAACGTGTGCGTCACGGCGTGCAAGTTCTGCGCCTTCTACGCGGCCCCCAAGGACACCAAGAAGGGCTGGAGCCGCGACCTCGAGGACATCCTGCGCCGCTGCGCCGAGACCATCGAGCTCGGTGGCACGCAGATCATGTTCCAGGGCGGGCACCACCCGGACTACGGGGTCGAGTACTACGAGGAGCACTTCGGCGCCATCAAGAAGGAGTACCCGGAGCTCGTCATCCACAGCCTGGGCGCTTCCGAGGTCGAGCACATGGCGCGGATCTCCAAGGTGTCGGTCGAGGAGGCGATCCAGCGGATCCACACCGCGGGGCTCGACTCCTTCGCGGGCGCCGGCGCGGAACTCCTCCCGGAGCGTCCCCGCAAGGCGATCGCTCCTCTCAAGGAGTCCGGCGAGCGCTGGCTGGAGATCATGGAGACCGCGCACCGCCTCGGTGTCGAGTCCACCTCCACCATGCTCATGGGCACCGGCGAGACGAATGCCGAGCGCATCGAGCACCTGCGCATGATCCGCGACACACAGGACAAGACGGGCGGCTTCCGCGCGTTCATCCCGTACACGTACCAGCCGGAGAACAACCACCTGAAGGGCCGCACGCAGGCGACGCTCTTCGAGTACCTGCGGATGATCGCGATCGCCCGGATCTTCCTGGACAACGTCCAGCACATCCAGGGTTCGTGGCTGACCACCGGCAAGGAGGTCGGCCAGCTGTCGCTGCACTACGGCGCCGACGACCTCGGCTCGATCATGCTGGAGGAGAACGTCGTCTCCTCCGCCGGTGCCAAGCACCGCTCCAACCGCATGGAGATCATCGACCTGATCCGCAAGGCCGGCCGCGTCCCCGCGCAGCGCGCCACGACCTACGAGCACCTCGTCGTGCACGACGACCCGGCGAACGACCCGGTCGACGACCGCGTCACCTCGCACATCTCGTCGACGGCGATCGACGGCGGGACGGCTCACCCCGAGCTGAAGCTCGTCTCCACCAACTGAGCCCGCCTTGGCGACACTTCACGTCGACGGCGACGGGTTCTCGGTCCTCGTCGAGGGCGAGACCGTCAAGGCGCTCGGACCGTACGAGGAGCTGGCCGACGCGCTTCCCCAAGCTCTCGGCTCCGCTCGAGCAGGGGAGACCCCATTGCAGGCGCGGGTGCGGCGCTGGCCGGGCATCCTGACGCCGGGTCTCCTCAACCCGTACGGTCCCGAGATCCTGGAGCACACGTACCACCCGGATCCGCGTGAGGCGGATACGTACGGGACGGTGCCGATCGGTGGCGAACGGGCGCGGGAGATCTTCCGCGCGGACCCGTCCCGGCTGGGCGCGAGTGCCCGGCGGGGCGTGCAGCGGCTGTTCGCGCACGGGACGGTGGCCCTCGCGGGCGAGCTGCGCTCCAAGGCGGTCCTCGAGGTGGCCCGACGCTCCGGGCTCGCGTTCGGCGGCCGTCCCGCGCGGCTGCCGGGGCCGGTGTCCCTGTCCCCGAAGCCGATGGTGCTGTTGCCGGCGCTGACGGTGGGCGGGGCGGCGCGCTTCGCGGTGTTCGACGTCGCGGACCGCGCGGAGCTTGTCGCCAAGGGGGCGTCCACGTGCGTGGCGACGGTGGTGGCGGGCCGCCTGGTGTACCGCGCCCGGTAACCGGACCCCGCCGGTCCTACGCCACGGGGCTCCGCCCGGACCTCGGCGGGTGCCTACGCCTCGGGGCTCCGCCCGGACCCCGCGCCTCAAGCGCCGGCGGGGCTAGATTTGCCCACCCGCCGCGGGGCTTGAAGGATCGGGCTCCGCCCTGGCCCCTGCGCCTCGAGCCGCGACGGGGCTCAAAGATCGGGGCTCCGCCCCGGACCCCGCGGGCTCCCGTCCCAGAGCGGGGCTTGATCTGCCCACCCGCAGGCAATCGCTCTGGGCTCCCGCCCATCTCCCACCCACCGCTCCCTCCGGGGGCGTCGCCCCGACGGGGTACCGCCACCGACTTGGGCAACCTCCGCCGACCCCGACTCCCCCACCCGTCGCGGTCGACCGCCACCACCTTGGGCGATCCGCCGCAAGCACGGCTCCCCACCCCTCGCGGTCGTCGCGATCCCCGCCTTGGGCAGCGCCCACCACAGCTCCCCACCCGCTGCGGTCGGCCGCCACCGACTTGGGCAATCTGCCGCCTTGGGCGGCAGGGTGGGCAAGGCGGCGCCCCGGTGCCGTGCAATCAGGACGGTGGGCGTCGACCCCGGCGCGGTCCACGGGCCCCGGTACCGTCCGTCGGTGACCGGGGGCCGCCTGCCACAATGGCCGGGTGACCCGTGCATCCCTGGACAAGCAGCCCCACGAAGTCGCCTCGATGTTCGACGACGTGGCGGAGAAGTACGACCTCACCAACGACGTGCTGTCCCTGGGACAGACCCGGCTGTGGCGCAAGGAGGTCGCCAGGGCCGTCGACGCCCGCCCCGCACAGAAGGTCCTCGACCTCGCCGCCGGCACCGCCACCTCCTCGCAGCCCTTCGCGCAGGCCGGCGCCTACGTCGTGCCCTGCGACTTCTCCCTCGGCATGCTGCGCGTGGGCAAGCAGCGCCACCCGTGGATGCCGTTCACGGCGGGCGACGGCACGAAACTGCCGTTCAAGGACGACACGTTCGACGCCGTGACGATCTCCTTCGGGCTGCGCAACATCCAGGAGACCGAGGCCGCGCTGAGCGAGATGCACCGCGTCACCAAGCCGGGCGGCCGCGTCGTCATCTGCGAGTTCAGCCACCCGACGTGGGCCCCCTTCCGCACCGTGTACACCGAGTACCTGATGCGCGCCCTGCCGCCGGTCGCGCGCGCGGTGTCCTCGAACCCGGACGCGTACGTCTATCTCGCCGAGTCCATCCGCGCCTGGCCCACGCAGCCCGAACTGGCCACGCTGATGCAGAACGTCGGCTGGCAGCAGGTGGCCTGGCGGGACCTCACCGGCGGCATCGTCACGCTGCACCGCGGCTACAAGAAGGCGTGACACGGGAGGATCACAGGGCTGAGGCTCAGCCCGACCCCTCGCGCCTCACGGACACGGACTGAACGACCCCGTACGCGCCGGCGGCTCATCCGGCTCGCCGATCTCCCTGCGCATCCCGCCACCCCGCGGCCCCGGCGCCCGCGGCACCCGCACGCCCGCGCCGCCACCGCCCTCGCCCTCACCGAAGTCGAACCAGACCGTGACGACGGCGTCCCGCGGCACCTCGACGCCGGGCAGCGGGTACTGGCGGACCACGTACTCCACCGCCACCCGGTCGAAGTCGTCCCGGTCCGCCGCCGCGATCAGCACGCCGTGCTCACGCGCCGCCTGCCGCGCGTCGACCGCCATCAGGCCGACGAGCTTCGGCACGGGCACGTCCGGCGGCCCGGCATCCGGCATCTTGGGCGTCTTGGGTGTCTTCACCACAGATGTCACCCCCAGGAGGTACCGGGAGGATAGCCCGTGGGATGTGGTGTCCGGAAGGTCCGGTACCGGCTCCGGGCGGACTCAGAGCTCCAGGCGGAAGCAGTGGCCCTTCTTCCCGGTCGGCGTCACGAACGTCTCGGCCAGCTCCATGCCGAGCCGCCGGGTCACCGCGATCGAGCGCTCGTTGCGGGCGTCGACCATCGCGACGACGCTGCGCAGGCCCGCCGCCCGTACCTGATCCAGCGTCAGGCCCGCCGCCGCCGTCGCGTACCCCTGCCCCCAGTACGCCCGCCCGAGCCGCCAGCCGATCTCGATCTCGCCTACCGGCCCCCAGGTGCCCGGCCAGGGCTGCGCGCCCGTGAACCCGATGACGTCCCCCGCGCCGTCGGTCATCGTCCACAGGCAGAAACCGTGCTCCGCCTCGTGCCTGCGCTGCCGCGCGGTCAGCTCCTCGTACACGGAGAGCTCCGCCGACGCGCCTCCGTGGAACTCCATGACATCGGGGTGGTCGAACACCCTGTGCCAGGCGAGCGCGTCCTCATGGGTGGGGACGCGCAGATCCACGGCGGGCAGAACTCGACTCATGGGCTGGCCCTTCGGCTGAGTGGTCACGGTCGCTGAATAGACTGCCCATGTCCGTGCCGGACGGCACACTGTTTTCGAGCCTGGGGAGAACCCGCCGTGACCGAGCAGCCCAAGCCCCTCTCCGAGCACAGCGCGGACGTGATCGTCGTCGGGGCCGGACCCGCTGGTTCGACGACCGCCTACTACCTCGCCAAGGCCGGCCTCGACGTCCTGTTGCTGGAGAAGACGGCGTTCCCGCGCGAAAAGGTGTGCGGCGACGGCCTCACCCCGCGCGCCACGAAGCAGCTCGTCTCCATGGGGATCGACATCTCCGAGGAGGCCGGCTGGCTGCGCAACAAGGGCCTGCGCATCATCGGCGGCGGCGTCCGCCTCCAGCTCGACTGGCCCGACCTCGCCTCGTTCCCTGACTACGGTCTCGTTCGCAAGCGCGACGACTTCGACGAGCAGCTCGCGCGGCAGGCCCAGAAGGCGGGCGCCCGCCTGTACGAGCGGTGCAACGTCGGCGCACCGATCACCGACGAGCGCACCGGCCGCATCACCGGCGTGCACGCGAAGCTGGGCGAAGGGAAGCGCGAGGTCACCTTCCACGCCCCGCTCGTCGTCGCCGCCGACGGCAACTCGACCCGCCTCTCCCTCGCCATGGGCCTGCACCGCCGCGAGGACCGCCCCATGGGCGTCGCCGTCCGTACGTACTTCACGTCCCCGCGCCACGACGACGACTACCTGGAGTCCTGGCTGGAGCTGTGGGACCGGCGCGGCGCCGAGGACCGGCTGCTTCCCGGCTACGGCTGGATCTTCGGCATGGGCGACGGCACGTCCAATGTCGGCCTCGGCATCCTCAACTCCTCGAAGGCTTTCCGCGAATTGGACTGGCGCGAGGTCCTCAAGGCCTGGTGCGCGTCGATGCCCGAGGACTGGGGGTACACCCCGGACAACATGACGATGCCGATCCGCGGCGCCGCCCTCCCCATGGCCTTCAACCGCCAGCCGCACTACACCAAGGGCCTGCTCCTGGTCGGCGACGCGGGCGGCCTGGTCAACCCGTTCAACGGCGAGGGCATCGCGTACGCCATGGAGTCCGGCCAGATCGCGGCCGACGTCATCGTGCAGGCGCACGCGCGCGCCACCGACGCCCAGCGTGAACTGGCCCTGCAGCGCTACCCGAAGGTCCTCAAGGACACCTACGGCGGCTACTACACGATGGGCCGCGCCTTCGTGAAGATGATCGGCAACCCGAAGATCATGAAGATCGCGACGCAGCGCGGTCTGACCCACCCGATGCTGATGAAGTTCACGCTGAAGATGCTCGCGAACCTGACGGACCCGACCGGCGGCGACGCGATGGACCGGGTCATCAACGGACTGAGCAAGGTCGCCCCGAAGGCCTGACCTGGGCCTGACCTGGGCCCGGTGCCCGGCTCGACTTTGCCGGGCCGGGCGGCTCGGGGCAGGGTGGACCCATGATTTTCATCGCCGTGAAGTTCACCGTCCGCCCCGAGCACGCCGACTCGTGGCTGGAGAAGACCGCCGCGTTCACCGCGGCCACCCGCGCCGAGGAGGGCAACCTCTTCTTCGACTGGTCCCGCAGCGTCGAGGACCCGAACCAGTTCGTGCTCCTGGAGGGCTTCCGGGACGGCGACGCCGGCGCCGCGCACGTCGGTTCCGACCACTTCAAGGCGGGCCTGGACGCCATGGCGCCGCTCATCGCCGCCACCCCGGAGATCATCAACGCGGATATCCCGAACGAGGGTTGGGGCGAGATGGGCGAACTCGCGCCGCAGGCCTGAGCCGCAGTTCCGGCGCAGCGCTGTCCCGGTTTTTCCGGACAAACACCGAAGGCCGCCGCACCCCGCAGGGGGAGCGGCGGCCTTCGGCCTTGCGCGCTGTGAAGCCCTCAAGGGGCCTCAGGCGGCTGTGTGCGGCCTTTGAGTACCGCAGGGGCCCCGGAGGGCCCGGAAGTTCACGGAACCTCGGAGAGGCTCAGAGAACGCGCACCGCGCCGGTCGGCTGGTCGTAGGAGAGCGGCTTCTCGACGACACCGGTCGAGGAGTTCTGCGCGCCGACGAAGTTGCCACCGCCCACGTAGATCGCGACGTGGTAGGCGCTGCCGGAGCCGCCCCAGTACAGGATGTCGCCCGCCTGGAGGTTGTCCAGGCCGACCTG
Protein-coding sequences here:
- a CDS encoding geranylgeranyl reductase family protein; the encoded protein is MTEQPKPLSEHSADVIVVGAGPAGSTTAYYLAKAGLDVLLLEKTAFPREKVCGDGLTPRATKQLVSMGIDISEEAGWLRNKGLRIIGGGVRLQLDWPDLASFPDYGLVRKRDDFDEQLARQAQKAGARLYERCNVGAPITDERTGRITGVHAKLGEGKREVTFHAPLVVAADGNSTRLSLAMGLHRREDRPMGVAVRTYFTSPRHDDDYLESWLELWDRRGAEDRLLPGYGWIFGMGDGTSNVGLGILNSSKAFRELDWREVLKAWCASMPEDWGYTPDNMTMPIRGAALPMAFNRQPHYTKGLLLVGDAGGLVNPFNGEGIAYAMESGQIAADVIVQAHARATDAQRELALQRYPKVLKDTYGGYYTMGRAFVKMIGNPKIMKIATQRGLTHPMLMKFTLKMLANLTDPTGGDAMDRVINGLSKVAPKA
- a CDS encoding PASTA domain-containing protein, translated to MPDAGPPDVPVPKLVGLMAVDARQAAREHGVLIAAADRDDFDRVAVEYVVRQYPLPGVEVPRDAVVTVWFDFGEGEGGGGAGVRVPRAPGPRGGGMRREIGEPDEPPARTGSFSPCP
- a CDS encoding A24 family peptidase, which gives rise to MIATEAGAPVVLVALAALWGAAWGLLLPRPAYRLSVEPGEPWRPARGWLGVRPGPRASGLAAVTALVCALLAVATGTRPELGAWLLLAPLGVLLATVDFAVKRLPDVLTLPLAGLTLLALGGAALLPEAGGAFSGTLWGALGLGGGYLLLLLAYPKGMGFGDVKLAVGLGAALGWYGWGVLFLGAFAGVLFNGLYALVLVVARRAGRKSEIPFGPFMILGALAGVLLGGLGA
- a CDS encoding putative quinol monooxygenase; protein product: MIFIAVKFTVRPEHADSWLEKTAAFTAATRAEEGNLFFDWSRSVEDPNQFVLLEGFRDGDAGAAHVGSDHFKAGLDAMAPLIAATPEIINADIPNEGWGEMGELAPQA
- a CDS encoding demethylmenaquinone methyltransferase, whose product is MTRASLDKQPHEVASMFDDVAEKYDLTNDVLSLGQTRLWRKEVARAVDARPAQKVLDLAAGTATSSQPFAQAGAYVVPCDFSLGMLRVGKQRHPWMPFTAGDGTKLPFKDDTFDAVTISFGLRNIQETEAALSEMHRVTKPGGRVVICEFSHPTWAPFRTVYTEYLMRALPPVARAVSSNPDAYVYLAESIRAWPTQPELATLMQNVGWQQVAWRDLTGGIVTLHRGYKKA
- a CDS encoding GNAT family N-acetyltransferase, which gives rise to MSRVLPAVDLRVPTHEDALAWHRVFDHPDVMEFHGGASAELSVYEELTARQRRHEAEHGFCLWTMTDGAGDVIGFTGAQPWPGTWGPVGEIEIGWRLGRAYWGQGYATAAAGLTLDQVRAAGLRSVVAMVDARNERSIAVTRRLGMELAETFVTPTGKKGHCFRLEL
- the mqnC gene encoding cyclic dehypoxanthinyl futalosine synthase, whose translation is MTEKAALQSVLDRAADGGRITPEEAVALYRDAPLHALGAAADAIRRRKYAGIEHIATYIIERNINYTNVCVTACKFCAFYAAPKDTKKGWSRDLEDILRRCAETIELGGTQIMFQGGHHPDYGVEYYEEHFGAIKKEYPELVIHSLGASEVEHMARISKVSVEEAIQRIHTAGLDSFAGAGAELLPERPRKAIAPLKESGERWLEIMETAHRLGVESTSTMLMGTGETNAERIEHLRMIRDTQDKTGGFRAFIPYTYQPENNHLKGRTQATLFEYLRMIAIARIFLDNVQHIQGSWLTTGKEVGQLSLHYGADDLGSIMLEENVVSSAGAKHRSNRMEIIDLIRKAGRVPAQRATTYEHLVVHDDPANDPVDDRVTSHISSTAIDGGTAHPELKLVSTN